In one Cercospora beticola chromosome 1, complete sequence genomic region, the following are encoded:
- a CDS encoding uncharacterized protein (CAZy:GH51) yields MTTFTKLEAGEQPSISVYPNRKLSKINDNVFGGFTEHMGRCIYGGLYDPDNPNKDLIDENGFRVDVIEAMKELNVPNIRYPGGNFLATYHWIDGVGPREKRPKRPELAWLGIESNQFGTDEFMKWCELVGTEPYLALNFGTGTLDEAMAWLEYCNSSQDTHYANLRRSHGREKPYGVKYWALGNECWGPWQVEQMTKEDYAKKAYQWAKALKLIDPSITLILCGETGHSEWDFHVLKECIRWDQHALGAGNVTASLIDLHSIHIYTASEDPVKNALAPRSAERAIEIASGLIDLARIQNGVPASVPGQTICFDEWNVWDPQRAPGDLGAEEKYTLSDALAVAVWLNVFVRQSKYVGMANIAQSVNVISPLMTSKEGVLKQTTWWPYLLFCKYMRGHTIATHVSCAAYDGETQPKWLQAASELPWLDVSAAISEDDWVSLVVINVHLEQDFDVALDGVSGQVQVYTVTGKQWDVVNTEGEQNVGIVESQWDAAEGYTFSRQSMTMLRWKI; encoded by the coding sequence ATGACAACTTTCACCAAGCTGGAGGCCGGCGAACAGCCTTCGATCTCAGTATACCCGAATCGCAAGCTATCCAAGATTAACGACAATGTTTTCGGAGGGTTTACCGAGCACATGGGCCGCTGCATATACGGCGGACTGTACGATCCTGACAACCCGAACAAAGATCTGATCGATGAAAATGGCTTCAGGGTCGATGTCATTGAAGCAATGAAGGAGCTCAATGTACCCAACATACGATATCCCGGTGGAAACTTTCTGGCGACCTACCATTGGATCGATGGCGTTGGTCCGAGAGAGAAGCGACCGAAAAGACCAGAACTTGCGTGGCTTGGGATAGAAAGCAACCAGTTTGGGACGGACGAGTTCATGAAATGGTGCGAGCTCGTGGGAACGGAACCGTATCTTGCGCTCAACTTCGGAACCGGCACTCTCGATGAAGCCATGGCATGGCTTGAGTACTGCAACTCGTCTCAAGACACGCACTACGCCAACCTGCGGAGGAGCCATGGTCGCGAAAAGCCGTATGGTGTCAAGTATTGGGCTCTCGGCAACGAGTGCTGGGGCCCATGGCAGGTAGAGCAAATGACCAAGGAAGACTATGCCAAAAAAGCCTATCAGTGGGCCAAGGCGCTGAAGCTCATCGATCCTTCCATTACACTTATTCTATGCGGCGAGACGGGACACTCAGAGTGGGACTTCCACGTGTTGAAGGAGTGCATCCGATGGGACCAGCATGCTTTGGGAGCAGGTAATGTGACTGCGAGCTTAATCGATCTGCACAGTATCCACATCTACACCGCCAGCGAGGATCCAGTAAAGAATGCTTTGGCTCCGAGGTCTGCTGAAAGGGCGATAGAGATCGCGTCAGGCCTCATTGATTTGGCGAGGATCCAGAACGGCGTGCCAGCCTCCGTTCCTGGGCAGACAATATGCTTCGATGAGTGGAACGTTTGGGATCCGCAGCGAGCTCCAGGAGATCTGGGTGCCGAGGAGAAATACACGCTGTCCGACGCTTTGGCCGTGGCAGTTTGGCTCAATGTCTTCGTCCGGCAGAGCAAGTATGTGGGCATGGCTAATATTGCTCAAAGCGTAAACGTCATCTCGCCGCTGATGACTTCAAAAGAAGGAGTGTTGAAGCAGACAACGTGGTGGCCGTACCTCCTGTTCTGCAAGTATATGCGTGGACACACAATCGCAACTCATGTCAGTTGTGCAGCTTATGATGGTGAGACTCAGCCCAAGTGGCTGCAGGCTGCCTCGGAATTGCCTTGGCTGGACGTGTCTGCTGCGATCAGTGAAGATGACTGGGTCAGCTTGGTGGTTATAAATGTGCATCTCGAGCAGGACTTTGACGTTGCCCTCGATGGTGTCAGCGGGCAAGTTCAGGTATACACTGTTACTGGTAAACAGTGGGATGTTGTCAATACGGAAGGCGAGCAGAACGTTGGTATCGTTGAGAGCCAGTGGGACGCTGCTGAGGGATACACATTCTCAAGGCAGAGTATGACAATGCTGCGATGGAAAATATAG